The Eurosta solidaginis isolate ZX-2024a chromosome 4, ASM4086904v1, whole genome shotgun sequence genome includes a window with the following:
- the LOC137247766 gene encoding uncharacterized protein, giving the protein MNAMQFLDDYPDSRKTVGNCDPGMINEHTDVYEKSTDYSNSSNREPLIVYESQISENSTDCSNSPNAIMDATFEPYIVYEPQLVDENSKPSNDKAARSYVAQNKNRKSKKQADAEVTSVFKDVLKECAKTIQEIACAPEQEKIRDSTSLLFESLAKTISSANLSQNNVRNIERKVVALVYEELGKTSVQ; this is encoded by the exons ATGAATGCAATGCAGTTTTTAGACGACTATCCTGATTCAAGAAA aactGTTGGAAATTGTGATCCTGGCATGATTAACGAACATACTGATGTATATGAAAAGTCAACAGATTACTCAAACTCTTCAAATCGTGAACCACTTATTGTATACGAATCGCAAATAAGCGAAAATTCGACAGATTGTTCCAATTCTCCAAATGCAATTATGGATGCTACTTTCGAACCGTATATAGTATACGAACCACAGTTAGTTGACGAGAATTCCAAACCTTCAAATGATAAAGCAGCTAGAAGCTATGTCGCTCAGAATAAGAACCGGAAGTCAAAAAAGCAAGCAGATGCCGAAGTTACTTCAGTTTTCAAGGATGTGCTAAAAGAATGCGCAAAAACAATCCAAGAGATAGCTTGTGCCCCTGAGCAGGAAAAAATACGGGATTCAACTTCGCTTTTGTTTGAAAGCTTGGCGAAAACAATTTCCAGTGCCAACTTATCACAGAATAATGTGCGCAATATTGAAAGGAAAGTTGTTGCTTTAGTTTATGAAGAACTAGGAAAGACAAGTGTTCAATAA
- the LOC137247767 gene encoding uncharacterized protein, whose product MNNRGRLLKIFKIINIIFVMVNIYREVCQQLKRRWWVRPVNRTRKTLSFHETSFAQLKLSDEEHFFKATRMNVAKFNALVNLLRERLQHFSIREPISEEIRLGITLMFLAQGCNPQYLAWSYKLGVSTVRKIIYETCVAIWHGLREIYLAQPNQTELKNIADRFYAKTGMPHCLGAVDGKHVKVVCPKRSGSPFFNYKKTFSVVLIAICDDSYACSFVDVGALGSQSDGGILARSVFGNMILRNDLEIPPPDNLPGTDQIFPYFFVGDSAFPLKPNLMRPYPGRNLSLAKQNYNKRLSSVRVHIENTFGILANRWRVLHTTIHAAPENVDKIVLATIVLHNYLMLDSSSGYFDPNRASSDENGNFDCGQLSTRMTSIQIAHSNRSTNEAFSLREELAEYLLERPMRSV is encoded by the exons ATGAATAACAGAGGCCgtttgttgaaaatttttaaaattataaacatcATTTTTGTAATGGTGAATATATATCGCGAGGTGTGCCAGCAGTTGAAGCGGCGATGGTGGGTGCGGCCAGTTAATCGTACAAGGAAGACTCTGAGCTTCCACGAAACTTCCTTCGCACAGTTGAAACTCTCAGATGAAGAACATTTCTTCAAGGCAACACGTATGAATGTTGCAAAGTTTAATGCGCTAGTGAATTTGTTACGAGAGCGACTTCAACATTTTTCCATAAGAGAACCAATAAGTGAAGAAATCCGTTTGGGTATCACTTTGAT GTTCTTGGCACAAGGCTGTAATCCACAGTATTTAGCTTGGTCATATAAATTGGGTGTTTctacagttaggaaaataatataCGAGACATGCGTTGCAATTTGGCATGGACTACGCGAAATTTACCTTGCCCAACCAAATCAAACCGAATTGAAAAACATTGCAGACAG GTTCTATGCAAAAACTGGAATGCCCCATTGTCTCGGCGCGGTGGACGGCAAACATGTGAAAGTAGTTTGCCCCAAACGTAGTGGTTCACccttttttaattacaaaaagacATTCAGTGTAGTTCTGATTGCAATATGCGATGATAGCTATGCGTGTTCATTTGTAGACGTTGGTGCGTTGGGAAGCCAAAGCGATGGGGGAATTTTGGCACGAAGCGTATTTGGTAACATGATTCTAAGAAACGACCTGGAAATTCCTCCCCCAGATAACCTTCCAG GTACGGACCAAATATTTCCATATTTTTTCGTCGGTGACAGCGCATTTCCTCTGAAGCCTAATCTCATGCGCCCTTACCCTGGTCGAAATTTGTCACTAGCCAAACAAAATTATAACAAAAGGTTATCCTCCGTACGAGTGCACATTGAAAACACCTTTGGTATATTAGCAAATAGATGGAGAGTTCTTCATACAACGATTCACGCTGCTCCAGAAAATGTGGACAAAATTGTTTTAGCAACTATAGTCTTGCACAATTATTTAATGCTTGACAGTAGTAGTGGATACTTCGATCCGAACAGAGCCAGCAGTGATGAAAATGGGAATTTCGATTGTGGACAACTTTCAACAAGAATGACATCTATTCAAATTGCTCATTCAAATCGATCAACAAATGAAGCATTTAGTTTGAGAGAGGAACTAGCGGAATACTTACTAGAAAGGCCAATGCGATCTGTGTGA